From Vulpes vulpes isolate BD-2025 chromosome 7, VulVul3, whole genome shotgun sequence, one genomic window encodes:
- the PGAM2 gene encoding phosphoglycerate mutase 2, with protein MSTHRLVMVRHGESTWNQENRFCGWFDAELSEKGAQEAARGAQAIKDAKMEFDICYTSVLKRAIRTLWTILDGTDQMWLPVVRTWRLNERHYGGLTGLNKAETAAKHGEEQVKIWRRSFDIPPPPMDEKHPYYGSISKERRYAGLKPGELPTCESLKDTIARALPFWNEEIAPQIKAGKRVLIAAHGNSLRGIVKHLEGMSDQAIMELNLPTGIPIVYELDQALKPTKPMRFLGDEETVRKAMEAVAAQGKAK; from the exons ATGTCCACCCACCGCCTCGTGATGGTTCGGCACGGCGAGAGCACCTGGAACCAGGAGAACCGCTTCTGCGGCTGGTTTGACGCCGAGCTGAGCGAGAAGGGGGCCCAGGAGGCTGCGAGGGGGGCCCAGGCCATCAAGGACGCCAAGATGGAGTTTGACATCTGCTACACGTCCGTGCTGAAGAGGGCCATCCGCACCCTCTGGACCATCCTGGACGGCACGGACCAGATGTGGCTGCCCGTGGTGCGCACCTGGCGCCTCAACGAGCGCCACTACGGCGGCCTCACCGGCCTCAACAAGGCGGAGACGGCCGCCAAGCACGGGGAGGAGCAGGTGAAGATCTGGAGGCGCTCCTTCGACATCCCGCCACCCCCCATGGATGAGAAGCACCCCTACTACGGCTCCATCAGCAAG GAGCGCCGGTACGCGGGCCTGAAGCCCGGGGAGTTGCCCACTTGCGAGAGCCTGAAGGACACCATCGCGCGGGCCCTCCCCTTCTGGAACGAGGAGATCGCCCCCCAGATCAAAGCTGGCAAGCGAGTGCTCATCGCGGCCCACGGGAACAGCCTGCGGGGCATTGTCAAGCACCTGGAAG GGATGTCTGACCAGGCCATCATGGAGCTGAACCTACCCACAGGGATCCCCATCGTGTATGAGCTGGACCAGGCGCTGAAGCCCACCAAGCCTATGCGGTTCCTGGGTGACGAGGAAACCGTGAGGAAGGCCATGGAGGCTGTGGCCGCCCAGGGCAAGGCTAAGTGA
- the DBNL gene encoding drebrin-like protein isoform X4 — protein sequence MVEELNSGKVMYAFCRVKDPNSGLPKFVLINWTGEGVNDVRKGACANHVSTMASFLKGAHVTINARAEEDVEPECIMQKVARASGANYAFHKESGRFQDIGPQAPVGSVYQKTNAISEIKRVGKDSFWAKAEKEEENRRLEEKRRAEEERQRLEQERRERELREAALREQRYQEAQASEGPQRRSEQQEVASRNIEQEPVSQPAHPREIFKQKERAMSTTSISSPQPGKLRSPFLQKQLTQPETHRSPEPTQASSRPRADIHEEPLSSGPPCVVQVEEEAVYEEPPEQETLYEDPPVVPQQDAGSEHVDSYPGLRGKGLCARALYDYQAADDTEISFDPENLITGIEVIDEGWWRGYGPDGHFGMFPANYVELIE from the exons ATGGTGGAGGAGCTCAACAGCGGGAAGGTGATGTACGCCTTCTGCAGGGTGAAGGACCCCAACTCTGGCCTGCCCAAATTTGTCCTCATCAACTGG ACAGGCGAAGGTGTGAACGATGTGCGGAAGGGAGCGTGCGCCAACCACGTCAGCACCATGGCCAGCTTTCTGAAG GGGGCGCATGTGACCATCAACGCGAGGGCTGAGGAGGACGTGGAGCCTGAGTGCATCATGCAGAAAGTGGCCAGGGCCTCAGGAGCCAACTATGCCTTCCACAAGGAGAGTGGCCGTTTCCAGGACATAGGCCCTCAGGCCCCAGTG GGCTCTGTATACCAGAAGACCAACGCCATCTCTGAGATCAAAAGGGTCGGCAAAGACAGCTTCTGGGCCAAAGCAGAG aaggaagaggagaatcgCAGGCTGGAAGAGAAGCGGCGGGCAGAGGAGGAGCGGCAGCGACTGGAGCAGGAGCGCCGGGAACGGGAGCTGCGGGAGGCGGCCCTCCGGGAGCAGCGCTATCAAGAGGCACAGGCCAGTGAGGGACCCCAGAG GAGGAGTGAACAGCAGGAAGTGGCTTCAAGGAACATAGAGCAG GAGCCGGTCAGTCAGCCAGCACACCCGCGGGAGATCTttaagcagaaggagagggccATGTCCACCACTTCTATCTCCAGCCCCCAGCCAG GGAAGCTGAGGAGCCCCTTCCTGCAGAAACAGCTCACCCAGCCAGAGACCCATCGCAGCCCGGAGcccacccaggcctcctccaggcccagggcag ATATCCATGAGGAGCCCCTGTCCAGCGGTCCGCCATGTGTGGTGCAGGTGGAAGAGGAGGCTGTGTACGAGGAGCCCCCGGAGCAGGAGACTCTCTATGAGGATCCCCCAGTG GTGCCGCAGCAGGATGCCGGTTCTGAGCATGTGGATTCCTACCCGGGGCTGCGCGGGAAGGGGCTGTGTGCCCGGGCCCTGTACGACTACCAGGCAG CCGACGACACTGAGATCTCCTTTGACCCCGAGAACCTCATCACAGGCATCGAGGTGATCGATGAGGGCTGGTGGCGTGGCTACGGGCCAGATGGCCACTTTGGCATGTTTCCTGCCAACTACGTGGAGCTCATTGAGTGA
- the DBNL gene encoding drebrin-like protein isoform X3 — translation MVEELNSGKVMYAFCRVKDPNSGLPKFVLINWTGEGVNDVRKGACANHVSTMASFLKGAHVTINARAEEDVEPECIMQKVARASGANYAFHKESGRFQDIGPQAPVGSVYQKTNAISEIKRVGKDSFWAKAEKEEENRRLEEKRRAEEERQRLEQERRERELREAALREQRYQEAQASEGPQSRRSEQQEVASRNIEQEPVSQPAHPREIFKQKERAMSTTSISSPQPGKLRSPFLQKQLTQPETHRSPEPTQASSRPRADIHEEPLSSGPPCVVQVEEEAVYEEPPEQETLYEDPPVVPQQDAGSEHVDSYPGLRGKGLCARALYDYQAADDTEISFDPENLITGIEVIDEGWWRGYGPDGHFGMFPANYVELIE, via the exons ATGGTGGAGGAGCTCAACAGCGGGAAGGTGATGTACGCCTTCTGCAGGGTGAAGGACCCCAACTCTGGCCTGCCCAAATTTGTCCTCATCAACTGG ACAGGCGAAGGTGTGAACGATGTGCGGAAGGGAGCGTGCGCCAACCACGTCAGCACCATGGCCAGCTTTCTGAAG GGGGCGCATGTGACCATCAACGCGAGGGCTGAGGAGGACGTGGAGCCTGAGTGCATCATGCAGAAAGTGGCCAGGGCCTCAGGAGCCAACTATGCCTTCCACAAGGAGAGTGGCCGTTTCCAGGACATAGGCCCTCAGGCCCCAGTG GGCTCTGTATACCAGAAGACCAACGCCATCTCTGAGATCAAAAGGGTCGGCAAAGACAGCTTCTGGGCCAAAGCAGAG aaggaagaggagaatcgCAGGCTGGAAGAGAAGCGGCGGGCAGAGGAGGAGCGGCAGCGACTGGAGCAGGAGCGCCGGGAACGGGAGCTGCGGGAGGCGGCCCTCCGGGAGCAGCGCTATCAAGAGGCACAGGCCAGTGAGGGACCCCAGAG cagGAGGAGTGAACAGCAGGAAGTGGCTTCAAGGAACATAGAGCAG GAGCCGGTCAGTCAGCCAGCACACCCGCGGGAGATCTttaagcagaaggagagggccATGTCCACCACTTCTATCTCCAGCCCCCAGCCAG GGAAGCTGAGGAGCCCCTTCCTGCAGAAACAGCTCACCCAGCCAGAGACCCATCGCAGCCCGGAGcccacccaggcctcctccaggcccagggcag ATATCCATGAGGAGCCCCTGTCCAGCGGTCCGCCATGTGTGGTGCAGGTGGAAGAGGAGGCTGTGTACGAGGAGCCCCCGGAGCAGGAGACTCTCTATGAGGATCCCCCAGTG GTGCCGCAGCAGGATGCCGGTTCTGAGCATGTGGATTCCTACCCGGGGCTGCGCGGGAAGGGGCTGTGTGCCCGGGCCCTGTACGACTACCAGGCAG CCGACGACACTGAGATCTCCTTTGACCCCGAGAACCTCATCACAGGCATCGAGGTGATCGATGAGGGCTGGTGGCGTGGCTACGGGCCAGATGGCCACTTTGGCATGTTTCCTGCCAACTACGTGGAGCTCATTGAGTGA
- the DBNL gene encoding drebrin-like protein isoform X2 produces the protein MAANLSRNGPALQEAYVRVVTEKSPTDWALFTYEGNSNDIRVAGTGEGGLEEMVEELNSGKVMYAFCRVKDPNSGLPKFVLINWTGEGVNDVRKGACANHVSTMASFLKGAHVTINARAEEDVEPECIMQKVARASGANYAFHKESGRFQDIGPQAPVGSVYQKTNAISEIKRVGKDSFWAKAEKEEENRRLEEKRRAEEERQRLEQERRERELREAALREQRYQEAQASEGPQRRSEQQEVASRNIEQEPVSQPAHPREIFKQKERAMSTTSISSPQPGKLRSPFLQKQLTQPETHRSPEPTQASSRPRADIHEEPLSSGPPCVVQVEEEAVYEEPPEQETLYEDPPVVPQQDAGSEHVDSYPGLRGKGLCARALYDYQAADDTEISFDPENLITGIEVIDEGWWRGYGPDGHFGMFPANYVELIE, from the exons ATGGCTGCGAACCTGAGCCGGAACGGGCCGGCGCTGCAGGAGGCCTACGTGAGGGTGGTCACCGAGAAGTCCCCGACTGACTG ggcTCTCTTTACCTATGAGGGTAACAGCAATGACATCCGTGTGGCTGGCACAGGGG AGGGGGGCCTGGAGGAGATGGTGGAGGAGCTCAACAGCGGGAAGGTGATGTACGCCTTCTGCAGGGTGAAGGACCCCAACTCTGGCCTGCCCAAATTTGTCCTCATCAACTGG ACAGGCGAAGGTGTGAACGATGTGCGGAAGGGAGCGTGCGCCAACCACGTCAGCACCATGGCCAGCTTTCTGAAG GGGGCGCATGTGACCATCAACGCGAGGGCTGAGGAGGACGTGGAGCCTGAGTGCATCATGCAGAAAGTGGCCAGGGCCTCAGGAGCCAACTATGCCTTCCACAAGGAGAGTGGCCGTTTCCAGGACATAGGCCCTCAGGCCCCAGTG GGCTCTGTATACCAGAAGACCAACGCCATCTCTGAGATCAAAAGGGTCGGCAAAGACAGCTTCTGGGCCAAAGCAGAG aaggaagaggagaatcgCAGGCTGGAAGAGAAGCGGCGGGCAGAGGAGGAGCGGCAGCGACTGGAGCAGGAGCGCCGGGAACGGGAGCTGCGGGAGGCGGCCCTCCGGGAGCAGCGCTATCAAGAGGCACAGGCCAGTGAGGGACCCCAGAG GAGGAGTGAACAGCAGGAAGTGGCTTCAAGGAACATAGAGCAG GAGCCGGTCAGTCAGCCAGCACACCCGCGGGAGATCTttaagcagaaggagagggccATGTCCACCACTTCTATCTCCAGCCCCCAGCCAG GGAAGCTGAGGAGCCCCTTCCTGCAGAAACAGCTCACCCAGCCAGAGACCCATCGCAGCCCGGAGcccacccaggcctcctccaggcccagggcag ATATCCATGAGGAGCCCCTGTCCAGCGGTCCGCCATGTGTGGTGCAGGTGGAAGAGGAGGCTGTGTACGAGGAGCCCCCGGAGCAGGAGACTCTCTATGAGGATCCCCCAGTG GTGCCGCAGCAGGATGCCGGTTCTGAGCATGTGGATTCCTACCCGGGGCTGCGCGGGAAGGGGCTGTGTGCCCGGGCCCTGTACGACTACCAGGCAG CCGACGACACTGAGATCTCCTTTGACCCCGAGAACCTCATCACAGGCATCGAGGTGATCGATGAGGGCTGGTGGCGTGGCTACGGGCCAGATGGCCACTTTGGCATGTTTCCTGCCAACTACGTGGAGCTCATTGAGTGA
- the DBNL gene encoding drebrin-like protein isoform X1, whose amino-acid sequence MAANLSRNGPALQEAYVRVVTEKSPTDWALFTYEGNSNDIRVAGTGEGGLEEMVEELNSGKVMYAFCRVKDPNSGLPKFVLINWTGEGVNDVRKGACANHVSTMASFLKGAHVTINARAEEDVEPECIMQKVARASGANYAFHKESGRFQDIGPQAPVGSVYQKTNAISEIKRVGKDSFWAKAEKEEENRRLEEKRRAEEERQRLEQERRERELREAALREQRYQEAQASEGPQSRRSEQQEVASRNIEQEPVSQPAHPREIFKQKERAMSTTSISSPQPGKLRSPFLQKQLTQPETHRSPEPTQASSRPRADIHEEPLSSGPPCVVQVEEEAVYEEPPEQETLYEDPPVVPQQDAGSEHVDSYPGLRGKGLCARALYDYQAADDTEISFDPENLITGIEVIDEGWWRGYGPDGHFGMFPANYVELIE is encoded by the exons ATGGCTGCGAACCTGAGCCGGAACGGGCCGGCGCTGCAGGAGGCCTACGTGAGGGTGGTCACCGAGAAGTCCCCGACTGACTG ggcTCTCTTTACCTATGAGGGTAACAGCAATGACATCCGTGTGGCTGGCACAGGGG AGGGGGGCCTGGAGGAGATGGTGGAGGAGCTCAACAGCGGGAAGGTGATGTACGCCTTCTGCAGGGTGAAGGACCCCAACTCTGGCCTGCCCAAATTTGTCCTCATCAACTGG ACAGGCGAAGGTGTGAACGATGTGCGGAAGGGAGCGTGCGCCAACCACGTCAGCACCATGGCCAGCTTTCTGAAG GGGGCGCATGTGACCATCAACGCGAGGGCTGAGGAGGACGTGGAGCCTGAGTGCATCATGCAGAAAGTGGCCAGGGCCTCAGGAGCCAACTATGCCTTCCACAAGGAGAGTGGCCGTTTCCAGGACATAGGCCCTCAGGCCCCAGTG GGCTCTGTATACCAGAAGACCAACGCCATCTCTGAGATCAAAAGGGTCGGCAAAGACAGCTTCTGGGCCAAAGCAGAG aaggaagaggagaatcgCAGGCTGGAAGAGAAGCGGCGGGCAGAGGAGGAGCGGCAGCGACTGGAGCAGGAGCGCCGGGAACGGGAGCTGCGGGAGGCGGCCCTCCGGGAGCAGCGCTATCAAGAGGCACAGGCCAGTGAGGGACCCCAGAG cagGAGGAGTGAACAGCAGGAAGTGGCTTCAAGGAACATAGAGCAG GAGCCGGTCAGTCAGCCAGCACACCCGCGGGAGATCTttaagcagaaggagagggccATGTCCACCACTTCTATCTCCAGCCCCCAGCCAG GGAAGCTGAGGAGCCCCTTCCTGCAGAAACAGCTCACCCAGCCAGAGACCCATCGCAGCCCGGAGcccacccaggcctcctccaggcccagggcag ATATCCATGAGGAGCCCCTGTCCAGCGGTCCGCCATGTGTGGTGCAGGTGGAAGAGGAGGCTGTGTACGAGGAGCCCCCGGAGCAGGAGACTCTCTATGAGGATCCCCCAGTG GTGCCGCAGCAGGATGCCGGTTCTGAGCATGTGGATTCCTACCCGGGGCTGCGCGGGAAGGGGCTGTGTGCCCGGGCCCTGTACGACTACCAGGCAG CCGACGACACTGAGATCTCCTTTGACCCCGAGAACCTCATCACAGGCATCGAGGTGATCGATGAGGGCTGGTGGCGTGGCTACGGGCCAGATGGCCACTTTGGCATGTTTCCTGCCAACTACGTGGAGCTCATTGAGTGA